From Arachis hypogaea cultivar Tifrunner chromosome 3, arahy.Tifrunner.gnm2.J5K5, whole genome shotgun sequence:
ctatattctataCGGATAGTTACTTTTATTTACATATaacataattattgttataattatattttattattgtaaaatatgattagtcttcaaaatatataatttacaaattaaaacactaaaataataatttaaataataatatataatttataattctattttttaggtttatatattttttaaaaaattaaataatctttTTTTAACAATACAATCTAAATCTCtctttaaaaattgaataatcttttgaatcaattatttaaaaattcacttctcATATAATCAAAAGTCAACTCTCATAATATATTCATAGTttaaaaagttctttcaattaatatagttgctacagaaaaaattaaaactaattttagaaaaaaataaataatattttttgagttcattttttttaaaaaatattaatcttatttaaattgagaattgatcattttaATAAATATCTAATATGACATACTTAAACTGATTATTAAGTatcaaaagttgagtaaaaaattattatgaagttaaattcaataatttaatggaaacaaataaatattattatcatatactactcaaaaaattttaaattatagtgGGAGAAAATTGCTCCCACTACAATGTATATAGATCCGTCCCTATCAACATACATCACAGATCACAAGTGATGAGAGAATTTCTTGTATGGTTTGGAATCGATCAAGACAAGAATCAATtcattggtagcatagtccaaaccaacaatgaactctcacaatcaaatgttttaaaatttaaattaaaataactgagagtaattaaatctcgcgtcgtcttccctaggagttgcaattaagtgtacaattattggctaCGGAGAAATGGGGGTTGGATGATAGcaattggcaagaaattaaagggcAAGAAggtaacttaacatgcaagaaattaaatgaaggcAAGTAAAGGCAATTAAAATAGAGTTTAAATACTAAAAGAGCTCTTGGTGAGGATTGGGTAATTACGGTTTGCTATCCTAGTAGTGGACCACAAATatggtaattgtgtgtgaattaatcccaattagtcaaccaTACATCGAGAATAAGTCAAAAGGACATAATTaacctcaatccacaagtcctagccaactcactaattaacctAGTGAAAGGCTAGCGGTAGTGGAAACCAAGttaattaacaaccctcacacaatgtggaatggacatccaccaatCAAGTTCACCCAAACCACTCAATTTCTCAAAGAGtgagaaaaactatgtaaaaacccaaccaaacattttatcaaatacttgatgggtatgaaaagaaagcatggtaaatgacaaggaataatAAATGCTCTAACTACCAtgtaaagaaaataaatatagcaactcaataaagcaataaaagaggcatgaaacataaaattgcattaaatgtaaattaaagtaacaatagtgcaaatacataaaagtggcaaaaatggagaaaatgacaagataaagtaataaaattaagacaatagacaagaaaagatagaagaaactagattaaaacaagaattaaaggtagcaattacaaggaaattaaactaaaaatcctaggttctagagagaagggggagcttctctctctaaaaaactaactaaaacatgtaaaaacctaaacctaagtgctcccccattcattcctcttcaatttggcttgaaatagcttcggaaatgagttggattgggttttgggggcccaaaaatcacccccagcggttTCCAATTAATGagatcacgtgcagggacctgtgcgcacagatgtgtgcatccgcacacatgctgaatcctaacttgtgcgtacgcacaagttatATGCGTACACACACTTCAACTTagtccactatagcaaattatatatcatttcgaagcctcgaatattagctttctaattccgctgaaaccgcctcatttggatctctgtagctcatgttatgaccATTTTATTACCGAGAGGTCAGGATGGACAGCTTTCCAAATCATTCCTTTCTTGAGTtcttccactttgtatgctttccttccactttctcaagccattcttgccttcaaaaccttgaatcactcaaacaaacatatcaagccatcgaatgggagaaaagtgaattaaaattggcaatttaagcatgaaaaccatgtttttcacaattaagcacaattaagaaagaattcacaaaaacatgctatttcaatggataagtgcaagaaaagtcAATGAAATCCGCCCAAATAGAacaaataaatatcataaaatgtggattcatcaacaAGCCACCTCTACTTCCGCCACTATCATCTTCCTCCTTTCTCCTCTCTGTCTTTATCACCACCACCACCCTAATACTCATCCTTCTGCGCCACCCTCACCCTTAGCCTCCCACCACCACCGTCCCAGCGACGCACCACTACCACCCTCTGCTGTGCCATTCCACTGCTTCCTCCAACAACATCAGCCATAGCTCCAAGCTGAAAAGAACAAGGGAAGGACGCTTCAGAAAAACGACATCACCACCATCATTCTCACCGCCACTCTTCCATTGTCATTCTTCACTTTCATTACTGTAAGTATCACCCTCACACCCTCATTTCCAATACACCTCTAACTTCATACCCCATATCTCCCCACTTTTGTCTCTCCAAATATGTTATTTCATTATTCTATTCCTTTAGATCTTGACATTTTTTTACTTCAaactttttttattctaaaataattgaatgttgttgttattattgttgttggaaTTAAAGAATGTGATGGTGGTAATAAAGTTGTGGCGATGGAGGTTGGAGATGACGAAAAAATGGGTAGGATGGCATTGTTAAATTGGAGGTTCAGGAAGGTAGCAACATCGGTGAGAAGTTGGGGGGTCTAGGAGGGTGAGATGACTAAGATGACAATGAAAGGGTTTGTGGTTGAGTTGAGGTGGTAGCCATAAAAGGTTATATTGATGCCATGGTATTAGGTGTTTATTGGAAAATGATGCAACGGTAGCAGCGGTGCAAGGGTGAGAGTTAGAGTAAAAGATGAGGAGAGGTCGGGTAGGAGTATCCCAGTGGGGTGGTCTGGGGGCATAGGATGGGACTGGAAGAATGATGCTCAtaatgatgttgatgatgatgatgattgaacttgaaaacaaaaatgtgttttaaaaatttgataaaaggaTATAATTGATACATATTTAAAACAttaaggacaaaattgaaacaaattaaaatttaaaaatttttttgaaatttttgataaACATCAAGGAccaaaagtatactttaccctatgTAACAAGATATTCTTTcactataattaaataaattttttttttctaaaattaacaaattctctttctcgttcttcttctttatctttctctctcttttaattcCTCTCTCATTCTTTATCTCTCTACAAttcttatgtaaaaaaattaataaaataatatatataattcaaataaattcataaaattttaaaggatatattaaatttataattaaatataatttaaaaaatctcttaatattattcacataaaaatatattattattattattattattattattattattattattattattattattattattattattattattattattattattattattattattatacatacttttttaaattttatttaattttaaatttttaccgcatatctttttaatctatattttcacttctttcttcaagtatttattacatataatttagagagaatattaatattgtgattaataattagaattaaaatttaattatttaaaaaaattaattttggattaattttataattattagtataaatttgttttatactaatatctaattatatatatatatatatataataacaagtataaaaataattatttttatttgtctaATAGATTTAACACCtgattaaatgtaaaaatatacgcattaaatttttttaaattttagataatgaataaaattaattattagtaaaagattaaactctttcacatgaaaataataattaaaaagattattatttaattttttttatctccgAAGACTGTGATCTTATTAACCGACAAGGAATTTTGTCCCCTACAATCTTTTTATAGaagtaatttgattttataaatcttttctgCGATAATCTAGAATTTCAGGAGAAAAAATCGATGTAACttcaaaagatttatattttGGTAATGTTATTACGGACAAAAACACTAATGTATATAAAAAGTTTTACCCAAAATTAAAGTGATCTGCGTGCAAATTAATAAATAAGATTACTTCAAACTTTACAGAACAAAACGAGGAAACACCCAAGCTTAAAGTAATCTGTGATCCAACAATAATAAGTAGCCAAAATAAGGAAACATCCAAAATAATCACAATGACCTGAACTTTTTCCTATGCCTACATGAAATGGCAAGCAGTTAAAATAACTTAGAGAACAAAAAACTGCACAAGCATAACTCTGAAAAGGAATTGAGTTTTAATAGGgttgaaatttaaaaagttaaatcatACTCTACTATCTACCACAATAATGCAATAAGCAAACACTTACATAAACAGATTGGGTGCTAATATTGCAATTCACATCAAAACAGATTCAGTGTCAATATCCTAACTCACAACAAAACttcattatattataatttgcaaATACTAGCTCACTTTTTCATGACATTATCttgaataaattcaaaataaattcaccCAACAACATATTTAGAACCAAAATTAGCATGATGAATGAACAGGAACAACAGTTAGTCAAACTAAGGGAACACCAAAAGTATTTACGGCACCCTGATTTTCTGTATCCTTAAATGAAATGCAAGGGTTTAATTGCATGAAGAATTTATAGAAGTCAACCGTTGACAAGCAACTTAATTGCAAGCCAGAACCAAGGATTGCCCATAATCTTTTGCATACGTGACACTGGATATCTCGTCATACAGAACATCATTACTAAGATTAAAAATATTGCTCTTGATCTCCAATATAACAAGATATTGTCATAAAATGTCTAGTTGACCATAAGATATGATAGCACCAGTGGAAATCATGAAAacaagtaaatattttaaaggAACTAATAACATTGGCAAAGGAATTACCACACATATATATCACCTAATAACTGCTTCTAGTTCTATAAAATTTTGGTTCTTAATCTTCACTGCTTACATTCCTATGCTTGCAGTGACATGCTACACATGCTGTATCATCTAAAGTTCTCAACATTACAGTTGCAACATGCTAAGATCTAATCACTATAACTACTACTAGTAGGAATTACTATTCTTGTATCCAAGCCATATGATTCAAGCTCTATTGCACTCTTCTGGTCTATCTTTGAAATAATTGGTGTCACATTTTCCAGACCCTGCGGTAGAAATTGTTGTTTATATTTCGATTGACAACTAAGTTCGTAATTTATAACTTGCATATACGCTCTTATTTTTCCATTCACTTCTTCCACAATGAAAGTTTTGCAagctattaatatatattttaagatcATTTTATGATCTTAAGTACATCTAACTTTTCTAGTGGCAAAAAAATTTCATTAGTCAATATTTCATCATCTTTTCTTCGTATTAACTATCTCACAGCAACAAAATTAAGAATACACATAGTTACCATCCTATTAGACATGTATATAACAATCTAAGAAAGCAATATTATTTTAGTTGCTATCCTATCAGAATTTTATGCACTTTGTATATATAAAGTTTGCAgccaaaataaaagtgatccgTCTACAAAATTGGATCCAACAACAAAAATAATCACAATGACCTGAACTTTGCTGGGCCTACATGAAATATAAGGATTTAAAATAACAGAACAAAAAGCTGCAGAAGCAAAACTTTGAATAGAAAACGAATTTTAACGAGGCTGAACCAAGCTCTCAACATACTCCAATGCATCAAGGTAACTATTGTTGGCCAAGATATTAATTCGTTTAACACTATTATCTCTTCGGTCATAAAAAACTTCCTCAAAATGATGCCTGCCTCTCAACATGAAGATATTTCCATTCTCAAATATAAACACTGATAATAGCCTTTCAACACCGAGATGCTGAAAACTAATCTTTAGGAATTGAGTCCAAGAATTTTCATCTCCAAACTCCTTCATTTGCCATGCAATTAAATGAGTGTTCTTGTAATCATGAAGAAGATACAGGCTATTTCCCCAAACTCCCAGAATTGGCTCTTCACGGGGGATCTCATGTATACCCTTTGGAAGCAGAATCTGTTTATGTGTATCCGATTTCAGGTCAAAAGAAACAATCATTAACATATCAAGTGTAACAGTAGCCCAATCATAATCATCTCTATGCGGGTTACGGAGACCTAGCCAATTAAGAGTGCCACCGATGAAGTGGCCATTATTTTCAACAGAAAACGGAAAAGCAGGGAAACTGTTGATCGTCTTCCAAGAACTGCCACCGAAACTATAAACTTGTGCAGTTACTGTTCCAGAAGAATCCCGAATGACCGTCACTACCTTGTAACTGTCACTTGACTCATCATACCCAAACCCAAAAGCAATTGGCAAATTGACACGTAAGCACGGCGAGTTCTCTGAAATAAACC
This genomic window contains:
- the LOC112777134 gene encoding F-box/kelch-repeat protein At3g23880-like, whose amino-acid sequence is MPSSCLREQKRSAKWGLVLSSVESFIQNPSSALDAQENRHSLHIADWVSGSCNGLVCVAHSPYHPNNDICDIWLRLWNPLIGFISENSPCLRVNLPIAFGFGYDESSDSYKVVTVIRDSSGTVTAQVYSFGGSSWKTINSFPAFPFSVENNGHFIGGTLNWLGLRNPHRDDYDWATVTLDMLMIVSFDLKSDTHKQILLPKGIHEIPREEPILGVWGNSLYLLHDYKNTHLIAWQMKEFGDENSWTQFLKISFQHLGVERLLSVFIFENGNIFMLRGRHHFEEVFYDRRDNSVKRINILANNSYLDALEYVESLVQPR